In Nitrospirota bacterium, the DNA window CACTGAGGTCCCAATTACGCGTGCGGCCTTCTACGAGGCCAGTAGGGGAGCGGAACTCTCCTTGGAACTAACCCCCTGATCCAACATGTCTCGCGGATGAAAAGCTTGCCGCTTCTTCCACACCCAGTAGACCGCCTCCACCATCCGGTGCGCCACCGCCCCCTTGGCCACGTTGCCTCCCTTAGCCGCCTTCACCCGCTCATACACCAGGCTCCAAGGCTTATGAGAGGTCTTGGCGGGGATCGCGTCCTCCATGAAGATGTGCCGAAGATACGCATTTCCCTGTTTGGTCATCCGACCGTACCGATACTTCTCCGGCCCGCCCGTCCCATGCACACTCGGACAAATCCCGCAGTACGACACCAGCTTGCCGGGACGGGGAAATCGCTCCACGTCGTCGATCTCGTAGCGAATCAAGATCGCACTCCACCATCCGATCCCGGGGATGGTCTGGAGAAGCGTGGCGATCGTGTCCTCCTTCGCCCTCTTCTTTGCCCTCGCCTCAATCTCCACCATCAGCTCATTCAACACGGCGACCACCTTGAGGGCCCTCTCGATCACCCCCCGGTATCCCTCGGAGAAAAGAGAAAGCCTTTCCTCCAACCCTTTTCGGCCCGAGACCCCAAACAAGTCCGATCCCTCGAAGATCATCCCGTGCTTGCCCAACCCGTCAAGAAAATCACTCATCGCCTCCCACCCCCAGCAGGCCTCCATCGCCACCGTCGAACATCCTCCAAGGGCCTGGCTCATCTCAATCAAACCCTCGAACGTGTGCTTGAACGATCGGTTCAGAATCTCCTCTCCTTCTTGACTCATCACGCAAACCTGCGAAAATCTCTTGTGCAGGTCAAGACCTGCAACGTTTCCGTTTTGCATCGCTGCCTCCTTTCAAAGTGGGACCATACAATTACGCATCATGACCAACACAAACCTTTCAAAGAATGGCAAAAGTCGAGCTAAGTCGGAGGGTGCCCCGAACCCTACGGTCAGCCGGCCAAATACTTGATCAGAAGAAAACCGCCGACGAGGAGGACCGTGAAGACGATGGTGAGCAAGTTGAGGTACTTGTCGATGAACGACTTGATCGGAGGCCCGAACTTGTAAATCAACGCCCCGACGAGGAAGAACCGCGCGGGGCGGCCGACAGCGGAGGCCGCAAGGAGCACCCAGAGCGGCACGTAGGCATGATAGACGCCCGCGGCCACGGTGAAGACCTTGTAAGGAATGGGAGTGAACGCCGCAATGAAAATCCACCAGAAGGCCTGTGCTCGGTAGTAGCCGCCGACCTGTTCAAAGGTGGCCTGGAGGTGGTAGAAATCGATGATCCGCCTTCCCACCGTTTCGAAAAGGAAATACCCGATGAAATAGCCTGCGATTCCGCCGAGCACCGAGCCGGCGGAACTGATCGAGGCGTAGATGAACGAGCGCCGCGGTTTGCTGAGCCCGAGAGCGATCTGAAGCACGTCCGGCGGAATGGGGAAGAAACTGGATTCGGCGACGGCGATCAGAAAAAGAGCCCACGATCCCGCGGGATGCTCGGCCCAGGAAAGGACCCACCGGTAGAGTTTGAAGAGAATACCCCGGTCGGTCGGGAGGGAAACGTTTTCGATAGGGGGCTAGGACTTCTTTTGGCGGGCGTATGTGCGGCCCACCCAGAGAGAGAATCCCCCCCAGACCAGAAGGAAGAAAAGAGTTACAATCAGGAGTCGCGTTGTTTGATCCACTTACCTGAGTTTATCGTCTTCCAGATCTTTGGTCAACCAGAAGCCCAGGAGGAGCGCGGCAATTCCGAAACTCACGCCGAGGAAATCTCTCAAGGGTAGGCCTTCACCGAAGACCCAATCCGCCGCAAAGGCTGAGGTGATGCCGAGTCCCGCAATCTTAGAGACCTCCACGACGTATTCGAGCTGCTTCTGGGAAATTGTCACGTCACATTTTCCATCCGTGTTCTCCGATCAGTCTTACGAAACGGCAGCCGCCGAGATCTTCCTGGCCGGTCCCGCCGTCCTCGATGCGTTGCACGAGCGTGAGTCTCTGTTCGTGGTCGTCGCCGAGGGGTAGGATCATTTTCCCGCCTCGATTGATCTGCTCGACGAGGGGCGGAGGGACCACCGGGCTTGAGGCGGACACGATGATGGCATCGAACGGCCCCTCCGTTCGCCACCCATGCGTGCCGTCGCCGGCCCGGATCGCGATGTTCGTGTAGCCGAGTTCCTCCAGCCGTTTTCGGGCGCGAATCGCATGATCGTGAATCCGTTCGATGGAAAACACCTTTTCGCAGAGTTCGGCGAGGATGGCCGTCATGTAGCCCGATCCCGTGCCGATTTCCAGGACTTTCTCCTTGCCCGCGAGTTGGAGCGCTTCCACCATCGCGGCCACGATGAAGGGCTGAGAGATGGTCTGGCCTTCCCCGATCGGGAGCGGCTTGTCGTCGTACGCGTCCATCTGGAGGCCCTCCGGAACGAAACGGTGGCGTTGAACTCGCATGAAGGCGGCGAGTACGCGGGGATCTCGGATGCCCCGGCCGACGAGCTGCTTGTCGATCATCTGTTTACGGAGCCGGGGGTAGTCCGAAACGCGTTTCATTCCAGGTCCCACTTCTTGAGGCGCGGAATCAGTGCGTGGCAGGTCAGATCGAAATGGAGCGGGGTGACGGAAATGAAGCCGCGCCGGACGGCGTGGAAGTCCGTGCCCGGCAAATCCTTGAACTGGAGCTCCACTCCGCCTATCGAATAAAACCGGCTGGAGTTGCCGGAAGGAACGGCGGCGGGGGCCACGGGGCGGACATCCAGCGGATACACACGTCGGCCCAGCTTTGTCCAACGGGCTCGATGAACCTCATCGGACGTGCCGCTCGGGGCATTGACATTGAAGAAGGTTCGCGGAGGGAACTTCTTGTTGGCCAGCCGCCGGGCGAATTTCACCGCGAACGCGGCCGCCGCCTCATAGCGTGGATTCATCCAATCGACGCAAGAGACGGCGAAGCTCTTGGCGCCGCAAAGGGAGGCTTCCATGGCCGCGGCGACGGTCCCCGAGTAGCTGGTGTCCTCTCCCATATTGGCTCCGCGATTGATACCGGAGATGACCAAGTCCGGCTTTGGCTCCAGAATCTGTTTCAATGCGAGGTGGACGCAGTCCGTAGGTGTTCCTTCCACGACGAAGCGGTTCGGGGCAGGTTCATGAACCTCGATCGGTTTCATGATCGTGAGCGTGTGGCTCGTCGTGCTCCATTCTTTGGAGGGGGCGACGACGATGACGTCGAAGAACTCTTCCAAAGCCCGGGTCAGCAGTTGAATTCCCGGTGCTTCCGCGCCGTCGTCATTCGTCACCAAAACGCGAGGCTTCATTTCAGAAAAGTTATAGCCCGAGTGCCCGATGAATTCTACGACGGGAGGGGCGGCTCGGCGGGGTCAGAACAGGAGGACGTCGACTTCGTCGCCGATATCCTTCTTGTCGACGTCTTCCTCCAGCACGATCAGGGAATTCGCGCGCGCGAGGGCGTGGTGGTAGGCGGGTCCGGATTGGCCGGAGGGGATCGTGTAGAAAGCTCGGTTCTCCACCCAGGTGAAGGCGCGGATGAACTTCGCCACGCCACGGGCATCGGCAATCGACTCCTGGAGCAGCGCGCCCACGGGCAGCCGGAACAGGTCTTTGGCTCCCAGCCACTGGAGGAGGGCGGGCCGCACGAAGACTTCGAAATCGGCGAGTGCACCGGCCGAGTCGCCGGGAAGAATGAAAACCGGCTTCTTGCGCAGGAAGCCGAACAGGAGCCCCTCGCCGGGCTTGGTGCGCGTCCCGCGAATGACCAACTCTCCGGACGAGTCCAGAAGCATCTGCAGCTCACCGGATTTGTGAAGCTCGGGCGCGCCGAGCACGATGAGAAGATCGGATTTTTTCAGGCCGCCGGCGATCCGCTTGCGAATCGTCCGGATGGACGAACCGCACGTGCCGAGATAAATCGGCTCAATTCCCAGCTCCAAGAGCGACGTGATGACCAGGGGGCCCGAGGCGTTGTAAATTTTCCCCGGTCGGATTTTTTCGCCGGCATCGGCCCACTCTTCACCGAGGATAAGAACACCGACGGTGGGAAGCGCGTTGACGCGGATCTTCTCGATGCCGACGGCCGCCGCGAGGCCGATCGATCGGGGATTCAGAAAACTGCCTTCCTTCACCATGAGGTCGCCTTTCTTGAGATCCGACCCTTCCACCATCAGATGATCGCCGGGATTGACTCGACGGAAGACCTGGAGCTTGGAGCCGTCCACCTTGCCGTTGTGTCGGGGGGAGGACGCGTTTTCGAGTGGGACCACCGCATTCGCGCCCTTGGGCAGCGGGCAACCCTTCCACACGCGAACCGTTTCCCGCGCGCGGAGCGTTTTCTTCGAAGCGCGACCCCGGCCCGGCTGGTCGATTATTTTCATGACGACGGCGGAATCGGACGCTGCTGTGGAGGTATCCTCCGCGCGGATGGCAAAGCCGTCGACTTGGGCCGAATCGAACAAAGGGAGAGCCGCGGGGGAGACGAGCGCCTCAGGCGTGACCCGGTCCAAGCAGTACGGCAATTCGAGGGCCTCGGTCTTCCGCGCCGGTTTGAGGCGCTTGAGAATGAGCGACTGCGCCGTGCGGTAGTCGACGATGAGATGCTTCTCTGGGGTCATGGCTTTTCCTTTCGGCCGGATTATTTCTTTTCGGGTTCGGGGTCTGGAATCGGCCACATGTCACCCCAGTGGGCGTGCCCTCCATCGATGCACAGGGTGGCTCCTGTGTAGTAGTCGCCTGCGGGCGAGGCCAGATACGCCACCGCCCAGGCAACCTCTTCGGACGTTCCCAACCTTTTTATTGGAACGCGCCGCCACGAATCTTTGATAAGTTCGCTGGAGTACACTTCGAGTCCGCTGCTATCGATGATGCCAGGGGCCACGGAGTTGACGAGGATCTTGAACTGGGCCCATTCAACGGCAAGACTCTTGGTAAGATTTACAACGGCGGCCCGGGCGGCTCCGGTGTGGGCAAGTGCTGGAAATCCCTTCCACATACAAGCGACGATATTGATGACCTTGCCGCCACCGTGGTCTACCATCCACTTTTTCGCCACTGTTTGTGTCATGTACCATGTGCCGTTCAGGTTTGTGTTGATAACGGCGTTCCAACCCTTCGGTGAGTATGCGATTGCCGGCGAAGGGAATTGGCCGCCTGCATTGTTGACAAGTATATCGATCTTTCCGGCTTTTTCAAGTGCAAAATCGACAAGTGCCTCAACTTGGGGCACTTCGCGGATGTCGCATATGAATGAATCTGCTGTTATTCCAATATCTTGTATTGATTTGAGCCCTTTTCTCAGCTTCTCGTCTTTCCGACCGCATATGATGATTCTCGCCCCCAAACTGCCCAGTTCTTTGGCAATGGCCAGTCCGATCCCCGATCCGCCTCCCGAAACCAAGGCGACCTTGTCCTTCAGCAAGTCTTCTCGAAAGATTTTCGACATGGGGTTATAGGGGCACGAAGGATACTCGCATTTTCGGGAAATTCAAGAAAAAAAATATGGACAGGTGGTGTGGGGTCAACAGCATGTCACCCTGAATTTGATTCAGGGTCACCATGCTTGAGGTGCTGAAACGGGTTCAGCACGACATGTGAAAACTTGGCAATCGCTACTGAGGGAGGAAAGTAGCCGCTCCGATGAGCGACGACAGATCGCCGAAGAAGGCCGCCATCGCTTTGTTCAGCGAGTAGTTCGACGCCGGAATGGCGCGACTGAGCGGAACGGGATTTTTTTCCGGGTCGGAACCGACGAACGCCTTGTCGGCGGTCGCGCATAGTTCAGATGTGATCGGGGCGAGATCCACGAAGAGCGATCCGTTCATCGTGGGATCCTGCCAGTACGCGTATGGCGTGGGAATCGGCGTGGAGATGAGCGTGGTGGCCAGCACGGTTCTCGCCGGCGTGATGCAGTCCTCCGCCAGCGGTTCAATCGGCGTTTTCAATCGTGCCGAGACCTCGGCATCCGGTGTGAAGAGTCCTGCCGCCGCACCATAGATCTGCGAACTGAAGTGCCCGCCCGGTTTGCAGGTGTGGCAGTAGACTTCCGCATCATTGGAGTCGACTTCCTGGCGGATGGCTTTCTTGTCCGCGTTGGCGGGAAGTTCGCCCTCGATGAGGAAGATCGGATGCGGGTCGCCCAAAGCCGTTCCCTCGCCGCCGGGAGGATTGTATGCGCCCCAGACGGGCCCCATCTCGCGCAGAGGTTTCGAGGTGGAGCGATTGCCGGTGAAAAGCTTGGAGAGGTCGACCGCCATTGTACTCGGGAACGGCGAGAGACCGAGGGGGACGATCGAGTTGAGTTCGGCCAGGTTGAGGAGGTTGGTGGAGCCCTGGATGCTCTCGCGAACGCGACGGATCACGCGAATGGCGTTTCCGGGAATAGGGTCGCCCAAGATGGTGAGCAGCAGGCCGGCGGTGCTACCGAAATCCCCGCGTGAAAGTTCGGCCGGGTAGTTCGTGATTTTCGTGCCGAGGATTTCGAGCGGCGGCTCTGCGCGGACAATGCCGACCCATATCTCATCCCCAAAATCGAGCTTGCGGTTGCCGTTCTTGTCGACGTAGCCGAGTACGTCGTCCCTCGCGTCCGCGCCCTCGGCTCCGGAGAGAAATTCTTCCAGCCCGGAGGCCAGCAGATCGAGTCCGCCGGTGAGGAGTCCGGGGGCCTCCACGAGGTGGCCCGCGCGGGAGGCGCTGAATCCGAGGAAAGTTTTCGAGGTGGTCATGACGAGCCCGAGGTAACGCACCACGCCGATGAGATCGGTTTGCGGAATGATATCCAGCGTGTCCTGGAGCGCGTACAGATCCGTCGTGATGTCGTGAGCCGAGATGAAAGCAACCATTCCCTGCATCAGGCGCAATGTTCCGCCGAGCAGCTTGGCATAGGCCGGCGTGAAGTCCGTGCCGATCCAGGCGGTGGATTCGAGTCCGGTGGCGATCGGGACCCCTTCCGGGCCGGTGAGGTAGTGGCATCCCCCCTTCGCCGCGGTTTCGAGGGCGGAGGCCGCAGGATCGATGTATTCGGAGAAGAAGGGATCGATCATGTTGTTGATGATCGCGTCGGGATTGCCGCGTTCCGATACCGGAGGGCCGCTCGACCGGCGTGAGACTGCGTGGGAAGAGACCTTTGCGCGGGATGGTAAAGCCGCAGGCGGCATCATCCCCGTGATCGGCTCCGTCAGCCCTCCCAGATCGGTGATCGACGTGAAAATGTCCGACCCGAATCCGTGGAGCACCGCCAGCCCGAAACCGTACTCGGCGATGCAGCGCCCCTCATCCGTGGAGGCCGTGAGCCGGGCCTGATCGAACTCGACGACAGCGGGGCGGTAGTATCCCTTCTTCAGGAATTCCTGCGCCTTGACCAGATGGTCCGTCGCCGGTTCCGACGTGCAGGCACAGGCCAGGAGCAGCCCAACTATAGAGGCTAAGCCTCTATAGTGACTTCCGGTATCCGTCATTTCTTGCCACTCCATTTATCGAGTGTGCGATCCATGGCTTCCACAGCCTTCTTGGTCCACTCCGTGTTGAAAACCACGTCGAAGGCGTGTGTCGCCCCTTCGATCAGCAGCAGCTCGCTGCTCACGCCAGCCGCCGTCAGCGCCTCGTGCATCCGGATCGATTGCCCGTGCGGAAGCAAGTCGGCTTTCCCGTGAATCAGGAGGAACGGCGGGGAATCGGCGGAAACATAGGTGACCGGAGAAACCCGGGCCAGATCCTCGCGCGTAGGATTCGGGCCGAGGAACGCCTCCGCCATGCCTTTCACCGTGGCGACTTGATCCACGAAAAGATTGAAATCGAACACTCCGTAGAAGGGAATAGCGCCGGCGACGGCGAGGTCCTCATTGGGGAAGCTTGAGCATGCAGGATCGAAGCGGGATTCTTTGGCGGTGACGGCGACCATTCCCGTGAGGTGTCCGCCCGCGCTTCCGCCGGTGACGTAAAACTTTTTCTTGTCCAGCCCGAGCTGGGGGGACATTCCCTTGAGCCACCGGATCGCGCATTTGCAGTCCTGTTCGAGTCCCGGCGACTTGTTTATTGGGGCGAGTTCGTAATCGATGTCGAACATGGCGTAGTCGCGGCAAGCGAGGTGTTCCCCGAATGACACGGCGTTGAGCATCCGACGGCTCCCCGCGACCCATCCGCCTCCATGAATGAAGAGAACGATGGGGTGCGGTCCCGCGCCCTCCGGAAGGTAGAGATCGCCTTTCAACCCCTTCTCGGGATGGAAGACGACATTCAGAACGCGGCGAAACGATTTCCCCGGCGGATCGTATTTCCTTTGGGAGAACACATCCACGCAGGGGATTAGGTCACCGGATGTCTCTGAGATTGCAGTTTCCGCGAGAGATGCTTCAGCGGACAGGAAGAGAGTCAGCACTGTCGCGGGGATGACGCGCCAAGCACGCATTCGTTCTATCTATCGTTTTTCACGCCTGACGGCAACCGAAGCTACTCCACCCGCCGCCGGATCGCTTCGAGGACGAAAGATCGGTGCATGATCCCTAGGACCCTCACTTCGTTGCCCACAACCCGGTACACTATTCTGTAGTCTCCAACTCGGAGTCTTCGGTGCCCCATCAGACTTCCCCAATGCTTCTCATTCAACGATGCTCTTGGGACATTCCTTGTAGAAGGCCTCACCGCACCGACCCGAACAGTAGTCCTCAAATTCCGGCAAGACATTTGGCATGCAATCCACGTATTCTGAGTCAGGGCATGTACAAGCGGCAACATCTCTCGATTCGATCTCCTTCTCTCCGGTGCCACTGCCACATCCGGAGGCGATGTGAACAAGGCAAAGGACCCCAATTATTGCGAGTCTGGATTTTGCTGCGGATGAAGATGAGCAGACATTGGGGCGCGGCGCGGGCGTCGACACTTCCGCTGGTCAGTCGACTTCGGTGATTTCGGGGTCGCGGAGGTCGCGGCCGACGAGGACTTTCGTCTTGCCATTGCGGTTCCGGACCGAGATGTCCCATTCCTGCATGGCGCCGGCTCCGATGATCATCTCCCGCTTGATGTCCGGAGAAATGATGGCCCTCGAACTGATCATTCTCTTCCCGATTTCAATCACCAGAACGGTTTCGCCCGAGATGATCACGCCTCCCCGCCGGCCTGCCGTGCCCAATCGCTTGGCCTTCTTGTAAGGGAGAGTCGCCCGGCCGGATGGAACGACGTCGCGCCGGATGATCGTGAAGAAGGAACCTGTATCGAAGAAGGCCTCCACGCGCTTTTTCTTCATGTCCGTGGAGGTAAGTATGACGGGCAGGATCGGCTTGCTCATGGGATGAATTGTATCGCTTGCCCTTGGATTGGTAAAGACGAGCGGTTCAGACCGCGATGCCCCAGAGGCGCTTGGCGGCGAGGCCGATGAGGTAGGTGATGGAAACGGCGCCGGCGATGAGGGCGAGATTCGTCGCCACGCGCTTTCTGAGGTTCATGCCGGAGAGAAAAGCCAGGAGGAGTGATACCACAATGATCAAGCCCGCCGAGCTGATGAGAGAGGCCGTGACCGAGCGCGATCCGAAGAGGACGGGCAGGACGGGGACCAGTGATCCCAGCAGGTAGCTGAGGCCGACCAGGACGGCGGTTCCGAGCGGACGCGCGCCGGTTCCCATCGGGTGCGCCGAACCGGAGAGAAACTTCGCTTTGCCCGCTTCGATGTCCTTCATTTCCTTCTCGGAGCTGGTGGCGACAAAAGCGCCCGCGGCCATGGAGAGCGCCCCCGCCACCGCCACGCTGGAACTCGCCATCAGCACGAGACTCGCGTGTTGGAACGCCGCGAAGAAACCGCTGACCGCGCCGGTGATTTCCACCAAGCCGTCGTTGAATCCGAGAAAGATACTCCGGACCTTTTCCGGGTCGATCTTGCGCTCGGTGAATTGAGAGACGATGGCGTCCTCGTGCTCGAATTCATCGCGAAGAACTTCTTTCACGGTTTCTCCCAGCGGTTCATCTTTGTAGCGTTCCCAGAGGGAGAGATATTTCCGGATGCCGTAGATTTCGATGGCTTCCAGGACGAGGTGAACCGCCGTCGGTCCGAAGAGGCGGCAGGTCCAGACGATCAAGCGCAGTTTCAGTCGCCGCATCGGATTGAGCGATTTCAGATCGAGCTTGAAAAACTTCTGCCAGAGGGCGAGATGACCCTGCTCGATCGGGATCAGGTCGCCGAGGATCTTCTTGAGATGGCCCTCGTTCGTCTTGTGGAGTTCGGTGTAAAGGGTGAGATCGAAGAGCTCGTCGAGAACGAGATCGCGGCCGATGGCGGTTTCAGCGGTGTTCACGGAATACCGAAGGGCTCAATCCTGCCCGGCGAAACGCAGGATGGCATCCGAGAGGACGCGCACGCCGAACGTGAGTGCTTCGATGGGAATTCGTTCGTCGTGCCCGTGGAAGAGTTGATTGAACGAAAAATCCTTCGGGAGCTTCATCGGGGAAAATCCGTAGGTCGTTATGCCGAGACGGGAGAAGTGCCGCGCGTCCGTCATGCCGGGAATCATGTAGGGCACGGGGATCCCCTCGGGATGATGTTTCCGCACCGAATCGGCAAGCGTGGCGAAGAGCGGTGTGTTCGAGGGCATCGTGATCCCTTCGCCAGTGATGATCGGCTCGATGTCGAGGTCTTCCTTCGCGATGGCCCGGAACTCTTCAATGAATTGGCCGATGGTGTGGCCCGGGAGCACGCGCCCATCCACCTCGGCTTCGGCTTCATCGGGGATGACGTTTGTTTTCATTCCGGCTTTCAGCACCGTCACGGATGCGCTGTGGGCGTAACCGGCCTGCATGGCTTTGCGCTGGGCCTTCGGGACGAGATTCCTTGCGAGAAAGGGTCCGAACGTCGGATCGGCGAAGAGGCTGAAGGCGATCGAGAGCGGGAATCCATGCGCTGAGGCCACGGTCTTGAGGAATTGCTGAAAGACGGGAACTTGGTGTGACGGGAACGGCGTGGAGTTGAGCCGTTCAATAACGCGGGCGAGTTTCACCACGGCCTGATTGTCATGCGGCATCGAACCGTGGCCGGGATCGCCCTTTGTGCGGATCTTCATCCAACAGATGCCACGCTCAGCCACCTGGATCGGGTAGAAGATGCGCTGGCCGAGGTAAAGAGTGAATCCGCCCACTTCGCTGAGAGAGTATTCGGCTTCGATTTGTTTCGGGTGTTTGTCGACGAGAAATCCGGCGCCGAAGAGTCCACCGACTTCTTCATCAGCGCTGGCGGCGAAAATGATGTCGCGGGAGAGCTGGACTTTGTGGCGCCGCAGAATTTGCATGAGCGAGATGCACATCGCGGCCATGCCTTTCATGTCGAGGGCGCCGCGACCCCACACGCAGCCCTCGTGGATTTCGCCGGAGAAGGGAGGATGCTTCCAGTGGCGCGCCGAAGCGGGAACCACGTCCAGATGGGCGTTGAGAAGAATGGGCTTTTCCTTGCCGCCGGTGGAATATCGCGCGATCACGTTGCCGCGCCGCGGCGCGGATTCAACGTAGAACGGATCGTAGCCCTCTTTGCGGAGAGTCTCCTCTATCCAATGCGCCGGTTCATCCTCATTCCCCGGCGGATTGACGCTCTCGAACCGGATCAGCCTTTGAAGATGTTGGACGGTTTCCTGCTCGATCGCTTTCCAGTCAAGCTTTTCCACGAGGTCGGTTGAGGGCGTGCCCATCCCCTTCTTCTAGGTACCGACTTGCCCCTTGTCAAGACGGCGGCCTGAAAGGACGTACTTCAGGCCGTGGTCAAGAACCTGGAGGGCAGTTTCACCGGCGAGACCGGCGCCCTTACCACGGTGCGCGACACCGACGTGGCCGCAGCGGTGGCGGAGTTCACCAAAGAACAAATCCTCGGCAATGTGACCATGGCCGACTTCACCCAGTTCGACCGCCTCCGGCAGTTGGCGGTCCAGACCCTTGCCGGCGGCGCTTAGTCGTTGTCTCCGTTTGGCAATACTCATGCCCGGGAGTTAGACCCGTGGTATCCTTGCACGCCATGATGAGAAAGATCGGAACAATCCTACGGCGATTGTCGGTCACGGCGGTGTGCTTGATCGGATGCGCCGGCGGCGAAAATCCCGGGGATCCGGCGCCGCTCAAGGTGATGACGTTCAACGTGCTGTGTTCGTTCTGCAATGCGGATTACGATCCATGGGCCGACCGGCTTCAATACTTCGCGGATATTTTTCAGCGACACGATCCGGATCTCATCGGGCTCCAGGAACTCGTGCTCGCTAAGGAAGTGGAAGAGATTCTTGCCGTCGCTCCCGGCTACGAGGCGATCTACTTCCACAATGAGCAGGCGCTAAAGGACTACCCGGACGCCGCGATCCTCTATCGCACCGCGCGCTTCGAAGTGAGCGAAACGGGCAGCTTCTGGCTCAGTCCAACCCCCGATGAGCCGTGGTCCCTCGGTTTCGCCAAGGGCGGCCAACTTTTCCGCCTGGTCATCTGGGCGCGACTGAAACAGATATCGGACGGCCGCGAGCTGTATTTCGTCACCACGCATTTCGACAACAACTCGCCGAGCCAGGACCTGAGCGCGCCGCTCCTTCTTGAACGGATCGCGCCGCTGGCGGCGAAAC includes these proteins:
- a CDS encoding endonuclease/exonuclease/phosphatase family protein — protein: MMRKIGTILRRLSVTAVCLIGCAGGENPGDPAPLKVMTFNVLCSFCNADYDPWADRLQYFADIFQRHDPDLIGLQELVLAKEVEEILAVAPGYEAIYFHNEQALKDYPDAAILYRTARFEVSETGSFWLSPTPDEPWSLGFAKGGQLFRLVIWARLKQISDGRELYFVTTHFDNNSPSQDLSAPLLLERIAPLAAKHPTVVTGDFNSQTFDPAYKTLVEGVSGTGFRFINAFDIAAQWSIDTNLSPVPAYDVPGRIDHIFLAGANWRCKDWTVDLNAYGPNQRFPSDHFPIAATLEW